The window ACCATGCTCTCAATTCGGCTTTGCCCCCAATCTGGGATCCACTGAGTTTTGTCAATTTCCGCTAATGATTGCTGACGCAGACCATTTTGGTCCATGCTGATAAACCATTGTGGTGTTGCACGGAAAATGATTGGCGTTTTATGACGCCAGCAGTGAGGGTAAGAGTGCTCATAAGCGTGATGGTGTAGCAACGAACCTTTGTCTTTTAGCACTTCGATAACATTATCGTTGGCTTTAAATACGTGCTGACCTGCGAAAATTTCGGTATCTGGCAAGTAGACACCGTTCGCGCCTACCGGGTTGGCAACTTCCAGGTCATATTGTTTACCAACATTAAAATCGTCAACACCGTGTCCAGGGGCGGTATGAACACAACCGGTACCTGAATCGGTCGTTACATGATCACCAAGAATAATTGGTACCGTGAAATCATAGAACGGATGCTGAACGTGAACGTTTTCTAAGTCTTTGCCTAGACAGAAACCAAGTGCATGGTATTTGTCAAAACCAAAGCGGTCCATACAATCTTTAACCAGGTCGGTCGCCAGAATGAGTCTTTGCGGGCCTTGTTCACCCTCAACCTGCACCAAAGTGTATTGCAACTCAGGATGTACAGAAACGGCTCGGTTTGCTGGCAGCGTCCAAGGAGTTGTTGTCCAGATAACAATGCCGATAGCACCTTCACCTAAATGATCTTTCGGTGTCGAGAATTTCTCAGCAACGTCGTCGCTGGCGGTAAATTTCACATCAATTGCTGGCGATACTTTATCTTTATACTCAACTTCTGCCTCAGCCAGTGCCGAACCACAGTCCGTACACCAGTGCACAGGTTTAAAGCCTTGATGAAGGTGACCGTTTTCAGTGATTTTAGCTAGCGCACGGATAATGTTGGCTTCGGTATCAAAGTCCATTGTCAGATATGGCTTGTCCCAGTCAGCAAACACACCAAGACGTTTAAAGTCCTGGCGCTGACCGTCGACTTGCTTTAACGCATACTCACGGCACTTTTGACGAAACTCGGCAGAGTTTAATTTTTTGCCTGGTTTGCCAAATTTTTTCTCAACCACAAGTTCAATCGGTAAACCGTGACAGTCCCAACCAGGAACATAGGGTGAGTTGAAATCAGACAAGGTTTTCGCTTTAACGATGATGTCTTTAAGAATTTTGTTAACGGCATGTCCTAAGTGAATATTACCGTTGGCATACGGAGGACCGTCGTGCAAAATGAATGATTTTTTACCTTTTTTAGCCTGGCGAATCTGGCCATAAAGATCTTTATCAGCCCACTCTTTTAATACTTTTGGCTCCCGCTGTGGCAAATTACCACGCATCGGGAATGCGGTTTCAGGTAAGTTTAACGTATGTTTATAATCACTCATTGACTTCATTATCCGTTCAGTTCGGCATTAATCGCGGCTTGCACAACCGTGCGAGCCTGTTCACTATCTTTTTTAATTTGCAGACTTAATTCATCGACGGAATTAAATCGCACTTCCTGTCGCAGCTTCTGCAACAGGGATACTTCAATTTGTTGACCATAGAGGTCACGGTTAAATTCAAATATATGGACTTCCAACTGCTGTCTCTCGCCATTAATGGTAGGCCTTGAACCAATATTGGCAACTCCATAAAAGGTTTCGCCGGCAACTAGAATTTTCACGGCATAAACGCCATTCACCGGCGATACACAACGCTTTAATAACACATTGGCGGTAGGAAAACCCAAATTACGGCCGCGTTTATCGCCATGAACCACCTTGCCCATTATTGAATACGGACGACCTAACATGCGCTGCGCTTCTGCTAAATCATCCCGATACAAGGCATCGCGAATAGCGGTACTGGAGATGCGACAATCGGCCAGTTTATAACTGGCGGTATCGGTGACCGAAAAATTAAATCGCTCACTGGCTTGCTTTAACATGGCAAAATCACCCTGGCGATTTTTGCCAAAGCGAAAATCATCACCAATGATCAGGTGTTTAATGCCTAACTTGGAAACCAGTAGGTTCTCGATAAAATCCTCAGCGCTCTGACTGGCAAACTCTTTATTGAAATTTACACAAATCAATCGCTTTACGCCAAGCTGGTTTAACAGGTGATATTTATCACGTAGGCGCGAAAGTCTTGCTGGTGCATGCGCGGGGTTAAACAGCTCCTGGGGTTGGGGTTCAAATACCATCACCGCAGGAATAGCATTTAATTGATAGGCTTTTTCGACAAGCGCAGAAATGACCCTTTGATGCCCCAAATGGACGCCATCAAAGTTTCCAATCGTCAACACGCATCCATGATGACGTTTACGAATGTTATGAATGCCTCGAACCAACTGCATTTATTCTGTTTACCTTGAGCTGCCAGTTTAACCTGGCGTAAGACCTTTCGTACCAAGTCCGTCAAATGCCGTATTTGTTCAGCTTGCGGACCGGAGTTTGACTATTAGCGTTAAAAACCGACGAATTATATATCAGTGTGCGTTAATAATCAGCATCTCGAAGCAACTAATTTATGCGCTTTTAACGATAAAATGACGAAGTCGCATGCCGCAGACTAACAGTGACAGCACGTAAATCAGACAACCAAGAAGAATTAGTCCGGTTAGCCATAAAATTTGCGTTAGTAATTGCGCCTGCAACCAATGTTCAAATTCCGGTGTCAAATACCAAAGCACCGCGCTCATAGCCAATGTTGACACTATCATTTTAGCTATCACCATCAGCGTTTCTTTATTGAGCTCAAAGACCCCGAGTGTTTTTAGGCCACGATACAGCAAGAACGCGTTAAGCGTGGCTGACATCGCCGTGGCCATTGCCAGGCCGACGTAGCCAAATATCGGCGCCAGAGCCAGATTAAAGCCCATATTGGCAACCATAGCGATAATGCCTATTTTTACCGGAGTTTTGGTATCCTGGCGGGCGTAATACCCTGGCGCAAGTACCTTAATGAACATAAAACTCAGTAAGCCGCATAAATACGCCCAAAGCGCAAATGATACCTGTTGCACGTCAAACTGAGTGAATTCACCACGCATGAACAAAACCATGATGATCGGCTGCGCTAGGATCATTAAACCGGCTAATGCCGGCCAGCCGAGTAAGCTTACCACGCGCAATGCCCAGGAAATGGTCTGCGAAAATTCCTGCGGATTCTGGTTGGCATGTAACCGGGATAAGCTGGGAAGAATAACGGTGGCGATACCGATGCCAAACAAACCGAGTGGAAATTCCAGTAACCGGTCTGCGTAATACAGCCAACTAATAGAGCCGGTAATTAAGAAACTGGCTATCAAGGTATCTAACAGCAGGTTAATTTGCGTTACGGAAACCCCGAACAGCGCGGGAATGATGAGTTTGCGTATTTTCTGAACGCCCGGGTGTTGCCATCCCCATCGAGGCCTTACCAGAGAGTTGGCCTGCAATAGAAAAGGTATCTGGAATAAAAATTGTACCAGGCCCCCAAGAAAGACCCCCCAGGCCAGAGCAAATGCCGGCTGTGCAAAATAATCAGCACCAAACATCGCCGCCAGGATAATACACACGTTTAACAATACCGGCGTAAATGCGGCAGCTGCAAACTTCCCTAACGTGTTTAAGATTGCTCCGGACAATGCTGTCAGACTGATGAACCAAAGATAAGGAAACGTTATCTTTAACAATACCGATGCCAGCTCAAACTTCTCACCACCGCTGTCACCATTTAGCCAATCTAAGAACCAGCCAAAACCAAACAAGGCGACCAACACCGGGGATGCGATCACACCGATGAGGGTGACAATCGTTAAAATAACGCCAAGCGTACCACTAACCCGGGCAATCAGTTCTCTGGTTTGAGCTTCACTATCGTCTTTGGCCTGATACTCACTTAACACTGGTACGAATGCCTGCGCAAAAGCACCTTCAGCAAATAGTTTTCGTAAAAAGTTGGGGATTTTGTTGGCGAAGAAAAAAACGTCGGCGCCGGCATTGGTTCCCATAAAATTGGCGACAACCATGTCCCGAACCAATCCAAGTACACGCGATATCAATGTCATGGCACTGACGATAATGCCTGATTTCAGTAATCGTTTACTCAAACGATTATGCTCCTGTTATTATTCCTTTGAAGCCACAAATGTGGTTAATGTCGATAATGCTAACACAAGGCTAAGCAATGACACTAGGACTAGTATCATTGCTGTTGTAGAGGAAGACTGCGTCGGTTTTGGCCAGGGAAGGCCTATATGCCGAAGCAATTTTCGGTGAGAAAACCATCTCGCTGTCAGGTTTTCGGGTGACGAACTAACGTTGGTGACAACGAAATGCCTTGAGTTTAGATTTCCTGTCGTGGCAGGAAATGACGGTAGTTAAAAGCGCTTGTATCTAGGAAGTGTCCAGCATCGCAGTGGAAAGAAAAGCTGTCTTCCACCTCCCTCTTCCACCATAACTCTTGCTTTTCTCCAGGCGCAATCTTCGATTGCATGCCAGGAACGATTTTTAATCGTGTGCCAGGAGCTGGCTTGCCAGCGTGCTAGGAGTGTAACGTGCTCAAAGCTGAGATTAAGGCCGTTCGCCATTTGATACCTGAAACCTAAATGCATTCCTTTTTCTTTTGTAACACCCCTCGTAGCTGACAAGCTTTTCCATTATAATGGCGACATTAAATCAGGTGGTGCGATGATTGTGGAATAATCCTTGTCAGGATACCCGACTATGTGCATTTTTAGCGATCAAATGATTTATCAATGAATACCATAAAACATTTGACATCAGCAGAAAAAACAGGCATATTTCACCGCCTTAAATTATGGCTATCTTATTTTAAATATTTAGGAGTTTACCTTGGCTAACTCTAAGTCTGCTAAGAAGCGCGCTATCCAAGCTGAAAAGCGTCGCCAACACAATGCAAGTCGCCGCTCAATGATGCGCACCTACGTGAAAAAAGTTATCGCTGCAATCGAAGCTGGTGATAAAGAAGTTGCAACCAAAGAGTTCGCTGCTGCTTCTCCTATCCTTGACCGTTTGGCAGGTAAAGGCTTGATTCACAAAAACAAAGCTGCTCGTGCTAAGAGCCGCTTAAATGCTGCTATCAAAGCATTATAAGTTTTAAGTGAATGAAAAAACCGGCTTTATAGCCGGTTTTTTTATGCCAGAAAATTAAGTAAGAGCGTTAACGGTCTTACTGTTGCAGAAGTATGCTGCGCAGGTGGATAAAACACTCCAACCATCGTGTTTTTAGGTGACAGCATTCGCGGTGACAACGAAGAGCCTTTGCTTAAATTGAAAAGCAGCTGTTCATCTGTCCGAAAATATTTAATACCGGACTGTCACCGTTCGAATTTTATTTCGAACTGACACCTGACTCAGTACCGTTACTGAGTATGTCACCATTGTCACCTTTTCCATTTCCGTTTATTAAGCTGCGCAGGTGGATAAAACACTCCAACCATCGTGTTTTT is drawn from Thalassotalea sp. PS06 and contains these coding sequences:
- the rpsT gene encoding 30S ribosomal protein S20, which produces MANSKSAKKRAIQAEKRRQHNASRRSMMRTYVKKVIAAIEAGDKEVATKEFAAASPILDRLAGKGLIHKNKAARAKSRLNAAIKAL
- the murJ gene encoding murein biosynthesis integral membrane protein MurJ, whose protein sequence is MSKRLLKSGIIVSAMTLISRVLGLVRDMVVANFMGTNAGADVFFFANKIPNFLRKLFAEGAFAQAFVPVLSEYQAKDDSEAQTRELIARVSGTLGVILTIVTLIGVIASPVLVALFGFGWFLDWLNGDSGGEKFELASVLLKITFPYLWFISLTALSGAILNTLGKFAAAAFTPVLLNVCIILAAMFGADYFAQPAFALAWGVFLGGLVQFLFQIPFLLQANSLVRPRWGWQHPGVQKIRKLIIPALFGVSVTQINLLLDTLIASFLITGSISWLYYADRLLEFPLGLFGIGIATVILPSLSRLHANQNPQEFSQTISWALRVVSLLGWPALAGLMILAQPIIMVLFMRGEFTQFDVQQVSFALWAYLCGLLSFMFIKVLAPGYYARQDTKTPVKIGIIAMVANMGFNLALAPIFGYVGLAMATAMSATLNAFLLYRGLKTLGVFELNKETLMVIAKMIVSTLAMSAVLWYLTPEFEHWLQAQLLTQILWLTGLILLGCLIYVLSLLVCGMRLRHFIVKSA
- the ribF gene encoding bifunctional riboflavin kinase/FAD synthetase, with amino-acid sequence MQLVRGIHNIRKRHHGCVLTIGNFDGVHLGHQRVISALVEKAYQLNAIPAVMVFEPQPQELFNPAHAPARLSRLRDKYHLLNQLGVKRLICVNFNKEFASQSAEDFIENLLVSKLGIKHLIIGDDFRFGKNRQGDFAMLKQASERFNFSVTDTASYKLADCRISSTAIRDALYRDDLAEAQRMLGRPYSIMGKVVHGDKRGRNLGFPTANVLLKRCVSPVNGVYAVKILVAGETFYGVANIGSRPTINGERQQLEVHIFEFNRDLYGQQIEVSLLQKLRQEVRFNSVDELSLQIKKDSEQARTVVQAAINAELNG